One Methanomassiliicoccales archaeon genomic window carries:
- a CDS encoding radical SAM protein — protein MSEKIGETLSLCPECLKTIPAVKVAENDVIYLDKECPEHGKFRTIVWRGVQDYKDLTRYACEQSRPSRLAVQTTGKCPEGCGLCPDHHQHTCLVVMEITNGCNLKCPICFASANERYKFHPSMDTIRGMYQTMLDYVDHPICVQISGGEPTIRDDLPDIVRLGKSMGIDHIEVNTNGVRFGQDIEFLKEVKAAGVDSLYFSFDGLTPDVYLATCGKDLLESKLKTIENCAKVGMGVTLVCVVSPNINIDQIGDVVNFAKKNVPTVKGIHFQPISYFGRYPIKPGDVDRVTIPDLLMAIEKQTKGELRADCFVPTSCSNVHCDAKSMSVVMEDGTLFPLTSRALGPPRETKTIATKTRKEISDLWRFIEESLTVEPDEQKGENSWGSFLDLAKTNYLTVSTMAFQDAWNVETERLCNCCIHTVTPDGKLIPFCLFNINGGDGRTLYRHEMWSKFAQKP, from the coding sequence ATGAGTGAAAAGATCGGGGAGACCCTGAGCCTGTGCCCGGAGTGCCTCAAGACCATACCGGCGGTGAAGGTGGCGGAGAACGACGTCATCTATCTGGACAAGGAATGTCCGGAGCATGGCAAGTTCCGGACCATCGTCTGGCGGGGCGTCCAGGACTATAAGGACCTGACCCGGTACGCCTGCGAGCAGTCTAGACCGTCCAGGCTCGCCGTCCAGACGACTGGCAAGTGCCCGGAAGGGTGCGGTCTCTGTCCCGACCATCACCAACATACCTGCTTGGTCGTGATGGAAATCACCAACGGATGCAACCTCAAATGCCCGATCTGTTTTGCCAGCGCGAACGAAAGGTACAAGTTCCATCCCTCGATGGACACGATCAGGGGCATGTACCAGACCATGCTCGACTATGTGGACCATCCCATTTGCGTCCAGATCAGCGGCGGGGAACCGACCATCAGGGACGACCTGCCGGACATCGTTCGCCTGGGTAAGAGCATGGGTATCGATCACATCGAGGTGAACACCAACGGTGTCCGGTTCGGCCAGGACATCGAGTTCCTCAAGGAGGTAAAGGCAGCCGGCGTTGACTCGTTATATTTCTCCTTCGACGGTCTCACTCCAGACGTTTACCTGGCAACATGCGGCAAGGACCTGCTCGAATCGAAACTGAAGACCATCGAGAACTGCGCCAAGGTCGGGATGGGGGTCACGCTGGTCTGCGTTGTCTCGCCGAACATCAACATCGACCAGATCGGCGACGTGGTCAACTTCGCCAAGAAGAACGTTCCGACCGTGAAGGGCATACATTTCCAGCCGATCAGTTATTTCGGCCGCTATCCGATCAAACCTGGCGATGTAGACCGGGTTACAATACCGGACCTTCTGATGGCCATAGAGAAACAGACCAAGGGCGAGCTCCGGGCGGATTGTTTCGTTCCCACGTCATGCTCGAACGTCCATTGCGATGCCAAATCGATGTCCGTGGTCATGGAGGATGGAACGCTCTTTCCGCTTACCAGCCGGGCGCTCGGTCCGCCCCGAGAGACCAAGACCATCGCCACCAAGACACGGAAGGAGATATCCGACCTGTGGCGGTTCATCGAGGAGTCGCTGACCGTCGAACCAGACGAACAAAAGGGTGAGAACTCCTGGGGGTCATTCCTGGACCTGGCCAAGACCAACTACCTGACGGTTTCCACCATGGCATTCCAGGACGCCTGGAACGTGGAGACCGAACGGTTGTGCAATTGCTGCATCCACACAGTGACGCCAGATGGGAAATTGATACCGTTCTGCCTGTTCAACATCAATGGAGGGGACGGCCGGACATTGTACCGGCATGAGATGTGGTCAAAGTTCGCCCAGAAACCCTGA
- a CDS encoding uroporphyrinogen decarboxylase family protein yields MGYEELFPPWNMNWAGNATKRFASPFVDKPHDRIDVDAIILSHAAVTCGYTIRDFYEKPELGIHCVGYANEMYDLLPVTHWFFSLPWVTELGLKLEYKDTLPPISTGPIYSEPGDVDKMHIPDKEELEKGWTQPMFKRIYGYVQKNLPQTLVPISYGFDLVGAAAELVGVENFIMWTFTEEEAAMKLVKNYTQTAINGAEGLADTYGMAMLIVGSVLGNNDIFSDEAVKKYSFDNMKMFVDGAFRKGAGPQVFYHLCGNHTTDHKLFKESVVWSPFTVTHIGYDGRNPFPSAKLKSEFESVSTCMGSVDTKLMINPNPKAVYDQAKDQLLAGRDSKKGYILGTSCETPPYTLPGNMRALVKAAQDFGTYGTW; encoded by the coding sequence ATGGGCTATGAAGAGCTATTTCCACCATGGAACATGAATTGGGCGGGAAACGCCACAAAGAGATTCGCAAGTCCCTTCGTCGACAAACCGCACGACAGGATCGATGTAGACGCGATCATACTGTCGCACGCTGCAGTAACGTGCGGTTATACGATCAGGGACTTCTATGAGAAGCCGGAATTGGGAATACACTGTGTCGGGTACGCGAATGAGATGTACGACCTCTTGCCTGTGACGCACTGGTTCTTCTCTCTTCCGTGGGTCACCGAACTCGGGCTGAAGCTCGAGTATAAGGACACGCTGCCGCCAATCTCCACCGGACCGATCTACTCTGAACCGGGCGACGTCGACAAGATGCACATCCCGGACAAGGAGGAGCTGGAGAAGGGCTGGACCCAGCCGATGTTCAAGAGGATCTATGGATATGTTCAGAAGAACCTACCTCAGACCCTGGTCCCTATCTCATACGGTTTCGACCTGGTGGGTGCGGCCGCAGAACTCGTTGGTGTCGAGAACTTCATCATGTGGACGTTCACCGAAGAGGAAGCGGCCATGAAGTTGGTCAAGAACTATACCCAGACAGCCATCAATGGCGCTGAGGGACTGGCCGACACGTACGGAATGGCCATGCTGATCGTTGGGTCCGTCTTGGGCAACAACGATATCTTCTCGGACGAAGCGGTCAAGAAATACTCCTTCGACAACATGAAGATGTTCGTGGACGGGGCCTTCAGAAAGGGAGCCGGCCCGCAGGTGTTCTATCACCTATGCGGTAACCACACGACCGACCACAAACTCTTCAAGGAATCGGTTGTCTGGTCTCCGTTCACCGTTACCCACATAGGGTATGATGGAAGGAACCCGTTCCCATCCGCCAAGCTGAAGAGCGAGTTCGAGAGCGTCTCGACCTGCATGGGCTCTGTCGATACCAAGCTGATGATCAACCCGAACCCGAAGGCCGTATATGACCAGGCGAAGGACCAGCTACTCGCGGGTCGCGACTCCAAGAAGGGATACATCCTAGGTACCTCTTGCGAGACGCCCCCGTACACGCTGCCCGGAAACATGAGAGCACTGGTGAAGGCCGCCCAGGACTTCGGTACCTACGGAACATGGTGA
- a CDS encoding metal ABC transporter permease: MMLDFSDFTWMLSQGFFQRALIGGICAAVLCSVLGVFIVLRRQSLIGEGISHLAFGGIAAGLFFSIYPLYMALVFALFGTVAISLLQRRKIVYSETAIGILFSLGLALGAVLASLAGGFNVDLFGYLFGSILTVSESDLVFVLFLAAVVLGFSLLFYKELLHMTFDEPGARLAGVPVAKMDLIFNVVVALTVVISIKIVGSLLISALIIIPAASSMQLSRSFKGTMVGGVIFSIVAVIDGLLISFFYDVAAGGAIVLISVIIFGLTVLLKRFFYKSAPRIEVDSCDD; the protein is encoded by the coding sequence ATGATGCTCGACTTCAGCGATTTCACCTGGATGCTCAGCCAAGGATTCTTTCAGCGGGCGCTTATCGGCGGAATATGCGCTGCCGTGCTCTGCTCGGTTCTGGGAGTGTTCATCGTCCTCAGGCGTCAATCGCTGATCGGCGAAGGGATATCTCATCTGGCGTTCGGGGGAATAGCCGCCGGTCTCTTCTTTTCCATATATCCATTGTACATGGCCCTGGTCTTCGCCCTGTTCGGTACGGTTGCGATATCACTGCTCCAGAGGAGGAAGATAGTGTACTCCGAGACGGCCATCGGCATTCTTTTCTCCCTGGGATTGGCATTGGGCGCGGTGCTTGCAAGCCTTGCAGGCGGGTTCAACGTCGATCTGTTCGGCTACCTGTTCGGTTCGATATTGACCGTGTCCGAGAGCGACCTGGTCTTCGTCCTGTTCCTGGCGGCGGTGGTGCTAGGCTTTTCCCTCCTGTTCTACAAAGAGCTCCTCCACATGACCTTTGATGAACCTGGGGCTCGCCTGGCAGGGGTACCGGTCGCCAAGATGGACCTGATCTTCAACGTCGTCGTGGCCTTGACCGTGGTCATTTCCATCAAGATCGTCGGATCGTTGCTTATTTCCGCCCTTATCATTATCCCGGCGGCCTCATCCATGCAGCTGTCCCGATCGTTCAAGGGAACCATGGTCGGAGGGGTGATCTTCAGCATCGTTGCGGTCATAGACGGACTGTTGATATCTTTCTTCTACGATGTCGCAGCTGGCGGGGCTATCGTCCTGATCAGTGTGATCATATTCGGGTTGACCGTGCTCCTAAAGCGCTTTTTCTATAAATCAGCCCCTCGGATCGAGGTCGATTCCTGCGATGACTGA